The following are encoded in a window of Methanomicrobia archaeon genomic DNA:
- a CDS encoding AAA family ATPase, with protein MISNIEIENFKCFGKGKNFGKISELGRVSVIYGANNSGKSSILQAISLLKQSIIVRY; from the coding sequence ATGATTTCGAATATAGAAATTGAGAACTTTAAATGTTTTGGGAAAGGAAAAAATTTTGGAAAAATATCGGAGCTAGGTAGAGTTAGTGTCATCTACGGTGCAAACAACTCTGGAAAGTCATCTATCTTGCAAGCCATTAGTCTTTTAAAGCAGTCAATTATAGTGAGGTACTAA